The following is a genomic window from Gloeocapsa sp. PCC 73106.
GAACGTCGTAACACTGGAATGGTTTTCCAAGATTACGCTCTCTTTCCCCATCTAACTATAGAAGATAATATCGCTTTTGGACTCAAAACTAGATCTCAAAGTCTGTCTCTTGGAGAAATCAAAAAAAGAGTCAAAGAAACCCTAGTTTTAGTAGGTCTCTCGGGTTTAGAAAAACGTTATCCTCACCAACTTTCCGGAGGACAACAACAGAGAATCGCTTTAGCACGAGCTTTAGCCCCGAAACCCTCTTTAATACTGTTAGATGAGCCTTTGAGTAATCTCGATGTACAAGTCAGGGAAATACTCCGCCACGAGATACGCAATATCCTCAAAGCTGCGGGAATTTCTGGTATTTTTGTCACCCATGATCAAGAAGAAGCTTTAGCGGTATCCGATAAAATCGCTGTAATGCACCAAGGAAAAATAGAACAACTCGCTAGTCCCGAGGAGGTCTATAGTGAACCCGCTTCCCGTTTTGTCGCCGAATTTGTGACACAAGCGAACTTCCTCCCCGCCACCAAAAAAGGAAGTTATTGGGAAACAGAAATTGGCAACTGGAGTATTGAAATTGCCAAAAATGCACAATGGTCAG
Proteins encoded in this region:
- a CDS encoding ABC transporter ATP-binding protein, with translation MNQLAILTVDQVTKKFSSQHQPVLKNISFSLGEGELLGLLGPSGCGKTTLLRIIAGFDQPSSGAIALKGSLIADGQFSLPPERRNTGMVFQDYALFPHLTIEDNIAFGLKTRSQSLSLGEIKKRVKETLVLVGLSGLEKRYPHQLSGGQQQRIALARALAPKPSLILLDEPLSNLDVQVREILRHEIRNILKAAGISGIFVTHDQEEALAVSDKIAVMHQGKIEQLASPEEVYSEPASRFVAEFVTQANFLPATKKGSYWETEIGNWSIEIAKNAQWSEQADLMLRQEDIQLKPEQNAPLIIAERHFLGREYRYCLETRSGKRIHALTPLNTNLSVGTQVQLSIPDRSLRIFPDSTRDD